A genomic stretch from Thermomonospora umbrina includes:
- a CDS encoding sulfite exporter TauE/SafE family protein, with product MHFDYTMAFGAFLVAIVVGLTGMGGGALMTPMLVTFFGVSPLTAVSSDLVAAAVMKPVGSAVHYRQGTINMRLVGWLCVGSVPAAFCGVLVAEALGDGDQVQDIIKKAMGVALLIAAAGLAVRIYQAMVDRVARHSGADRRTAAPGDPASVDAPEIRVKPIPTVLVGAVGGLVVGITSVGSGSLIIVALLALYPALKANQLVGTDLLQAVPLVISAAIGHLFFGDFKLEVTAALLVGSLPGVYLGSRISSRAPGGLIRRLLALVLLASALKMFDLGPAAMAWTLLAAIAAGVATWMTVRHRHGLPWVGLDRGRPDVDPALREPEETSAGGPER from the coding sequence ATGCACTTCGACTACACCATGGCGTTCGGCGCGTTCCTCGTCGCGATCGTCGTGGGGCTGACCGGCATGGGCGGCGGGGCGTTGATGACGCCGATGCTGGTGACGTTCTTCGGTGTGTCGCCGCTGACGGCGGTGTCCAGCGACCTGGTGGCCGCCGCCGTGATGAAGCCGGTCGGCAGCGCCGTGCACTACCGGCAGGGCACCATCAACATGAGGCTGGTGGGCTGGCTGTGCGTGGGGTCGGTGCCCGCCGCGTTCTGCGGGGTCCTGGTCGCCGAGGCCCTCGGGGACGGCGACCAGGTCCAGGACATCATCAAGAAGGCGATGGGTGTCGCGCTGCTCATCGCCGCCGCGGGCCTCGCCGTCCGGATCTACCAGGCGATGGTCGACCGCGTCGCCCGGCACTCCGGCGCCGACCGGCGCACCGCCGCGCCCGGCGACCCCGCCTCCGTGGACGCCCCGGAGATCCGCGTCAAGCCGATCCCGACCGTCCTGGTCGGCGCCGTCGGCGGCCTCGTCGTCGGCATCACCTCGGTGGGCTCAGGCTCGCTGATCATCGTCGCGCTGCTGGCGCTGTATCCGGCGCTCAAGGCCAACCAGCTCGTGGGCACCGACCTGCTCCAGGCCGTCCCCCTGGTCATCTCCGCCGCCATCGGCCACCTGTTCTTCGGCGACTTCAAGCTCGAGGTCACCGCCGCCCTGCTCGTCGGCTCCCTCCCCGGCGTCTACCTCGGCTCGCGCATCTCCTCGCGCGCCCCCGGGGGCCTCATCCGACGCCTGCTGGCCCTGGTGCTGCTGGCCTCGGCGCTGAAGATGTTCGACCTGGGCCCGGCCGCCATGGCCTGGACCCTCCTCGCCGCGATCGCCGCGGGCGTCGCCACCTGGATGACCGTCCGCCACCGCCACGGCCTCCCCTGGGTGGGCCTCGACCGGGGCCGCCCGGACGTCGACCCGGCGCTGAGGGAGCCCGAGGAGACCTCGGCCGGCGGCCCCGAACGCTGA
- a CDS encoding TlpA disulfide reductase family protein yields MSRSVITSLVLVVGLTAAACGSGDEKPVAGGGPQGSGRPTAPAKVATTGGFVPTEFAFTATTLRGGRFQGSTLARRPVVLWFWSASCAACLREGPTVAKLARHYGRRIRVVGVAGRTPRSEAARFVARTGTSRIEHIDDRSLAVHRRFNVRSSSTFIFVRADGSMTNGPGPMSVRDLARMARILLKG; encoded by the coding sequence ATGTCCCGTTCCGTGATCACCTCTTTGGTCCTGGTCGTGGGCCTGACCGCCGCGGCCTGCGGGTCGGGCGACGAGAAGCCCGTCGCCGGCGGCGGCCCCCAGGGGAGCGGTCGACCCACGGCCCCGGCCAAGGTCGCGACCACCGGAGGGTTCGTGCCCACGGAGTTCGCGTTCACCGCCACCACGCTGCGCGGCGGCCGGTTCCAGGGGTCCACCCTGGCCCGCCGGCCCGTGGTGCTGTGGTTCTGGAGCGCCTCCTGCGCCGCCTGCCTGCGGGAAGGGCCCACGGTCGCCAAGCTCGCCCGCCACTACGGCCGGCGGATACGCGTCGTCGGGGTCGCGGGACGCACTCCCCGGAGCGAGGCGGCCCGGTTCGTGGCCAGAACGGGCACCTCGCGGATCGAGCACATCGACGACCGGTCGCTGGCGGTCCATCGGCGGTTCAACGTCCGCTCGTCCTCAACGTTCATCTTCGTCCGCGCCGACGGGTCGATGACCAACGGCCCGGGCCCGATGTCGGTGCGGGACCTGGCGCGGATGGCGCGGATCCTGCTCAAGGGCTGA
- a CDS encoding beta-1,6-N-acetylglucosaminyltransferase translates to MAARVASGADTVAVVHHDPEGVPWSAPRSSNILAIPDPRPCRWGRLSLVEAQWRSLEWVTRAIPEFSWALLVSGHDYPIRTMPAIEAELAATRHDAFLRHFPIGDPADDVDPWQAFTRRRYLRRRRLPFSARSVPLPFSRRHPYRDGTGLYVGDMWFNLSAEAVGAILADRPLSDRLLRYLRHAPIPDETFICSMARNVRPALDVADDSKRFIRWSAAQAHPETITSAHLPDLGESDAFFTRKVDMTAHPEVLDALDQLADDRARRGR, encoded by the coding sequence TTGGCCGCACGGGTCGCCTCGGGGGCCGACACGGTGGCGGTCGTCCACCATGATCCCGAAGGTGTGCCCTGGTCCGCGCCGCGCTCCTCGAACATCCTGGCGATTCCGGACCCCCGCCCCTGCCGGTGGGGACGGCTGTCCCTGGTCGAGGCGCAATGGCGTTCGCTGGAATGGGTGACGCGCGCGATCCCCGAATTCTCCTGGGCGCTGCTGGTGTCGGGTCACGACTATCCGATCCGCACGATGCCCGCCATCGAGGCGGAGCTCGCGGCGACCCGGCACGACGCGTTTCTGCGGCATTTCCCGATCGGGGATCCGGCCGATGACGTCGACCCCTGGCAGGCGTTCACCCGGCGGCGATATCTGCGCCGGAGGCGACTGCCCTTCTCGGCGCGTTCGGTGCCGCTGCCCTTTTCCCGGCGCCATCCGTACCGCGACGGCACCGGCCTGTACGTGGGCGACATGTGGTTCAACCTGTCGGCGGAGGCGGTCGGCGCGATCCTGGCGGACCGGCCGCTGTCGGACCGGCTGCTGCGCTACCTGAGGCACGCGCCCATCCCGGACGAGACGTTCATCTGCTCGATGGCCCGCAACGTGCGCCCGGCGCTGGACGTGGCCGACGACAGCAAGCGGTTCATCCGGTGGAGCGCGGCGCAGGCGCATCCCGAGACCATCACCTCCGCGCACCTGCCCGACCTGGGGGAGAGCGATGCCTTCTTCACCCGCAAGGTCGACATGACCGCGCATCCCGAGGTCCTGGACGCCCTGGACCAGCTCGCCGACGACCGGGCCCGCCGGGGCCGGTAG
- a CDS encoding glycoside hydrolase family 26 protein gives MGTPSRAAVVAAVTVALSGLVFFAADSGRTPAAPPRKCGVNDLLVPNCGAWWGVYMRDGHIKDHLLTMERRVGREFDMVSRYFDFTDESPGRFPDPAAREVATSRLMFLSWDTRDYVREKAFRWRDIASGAFDASVVVPQARRIKEFGRPMLLTFDHEMEMNVSPHGRDQGTEAEYVAAARHIRRVFDAQGVRNVRWVFTVTGHLGEGYPDRVRKLYPGDAYVDWVSWDPYNFYRCNGSDWETFDQSVGHTYRWMKTNISATKPYVLHEFGTQFDPRDPARSHQWYHDIPGALQKRYPSIRALVRWNSGFECGLGIDQGAGMLEAYAKTGRHPYLNRAAERRDLIRDPLGSESTRPSRPASPGATLDSTRFPPA, from the coding sequence TTGGGGACGCCGTCCCGTGCCGCCGTCGTGGCGGCGGTCACCGTGGCACTGTCGGGGCTCGTGTTCTTCGCGGCCGACTCCGGGCGCACTCCCGCGGCGCCGCCGAGGAAATGCGGAGTGAACGACCTCCTGGTGCCCAACTGCGGCGCATGGTGGGGCGTCTATATGCGCGACGGCCATATCAAGGACCATCTCCTGACCATGGAACGCCGGGTCGGTCGGGAGTTCGACATGGTGTCGCGCTATTTCGACTTCACCGACGAGTCGCCCGGTCGATTCCCGGACCCGGCGGCCCGGGAGGTGGCCACGTCGCGACTGATGTTCCTCTCCTGGGACACCCGCGACTACGTGCGCGAGAAGGCGTTCCGATGGCGTGACATCGCGTCCGGGGCCTTCGACGCGTCGGTCGTCGTTCCCCAGGCCCGGCGCATCAAGGAGTTCGGGCGGCCGATGCTGCTCACCTTCGATCACGAGATGGAGATGAACGTCAGCCCGCACGGGCGGGACCAGGGCACGGAGGCCGAGTACGTCGCCGCCGCGCGGCACATCCGCAGGGTCTTCGACGCCCAGGGGGTCCGCAACGTCCGCTGGGTGTTCACCGTGACGGGGCATCTCGGGGAGGGCTACCCCGACCGGGTCCGCAAGCTGTATCCCGGCGACGCGTACGTCGACTGGGTGAGTTGGGACCCCTACAACTTCTACCGGTGCAACGGTTCCGACTGGGAGACGTTCGACCAGTCGGTGGGGCACACCTATCGGTGGATGAAGACGAACATCTCAGCCACCAAGCCCTACGTCCTCCACGAGTTCGGCACCCAGTTCGATCCCCGAGACCCCGCCCGGTCCCATCAGTGGTACCACGACATTCCGGGAGCGCTCCAAAAGCGGTATCCGAGCATTCGGGCCTTGGTGCGCTGGAACTCCGGGTTCGAATGCGGCCTCGGCATCGACCAGGGGGCGGGCATGCTCGAGGCCTACGCCAAGACCGGCCGGCACCCGTATCTGAACCGTGCCGCCGAACGCCGGGACCTCATCCGGGATCCGCTCGGCTCGGAGTCCACTCGCCCATCACGTCCAGCATCGCCGGGTGCAACGCTGGATTCCACCCGCTTCCCGCCCGCTTGA
- a CDS encoding fibrinogen-like YCDxxxxGGGW domain-containing protein codes for MSLIVAAAALVSGGVAVALPRSAAAAPVPDGSSALNAAPSCWAIKQTRPSSASGLYWLQTPLLVTAQQFYCDMTTDGGGWVLVGRGRENWSFHNAGQGTPGQVRNTPAGTGAFAPAALPGATIDGLLNGGSVQALGDGVRLRRATNAGGTAWQEMRWKVSGAAGWSWTFDGGMPLSSTTFGSSTYQGGTTADVDRDGLFAPYNRVWTTATSAKGWKRGFAYGERVSGGSNSSTNHLWTAGGEGSPMPFTQVWIRPKVTDPDYGTMPAAGLPARPNRALVSGATSPTPWGVTGVVAGGSGETNLEVQGIATLGDTVYVGGFFQYVQKGASPAAGEKVQQSYLAAFDARTGEWKSGFRPVLNGGVLDIQAAGDKIIVAGDFASVNGVANTKGLAALDPATGAPVAAWKATLERGSNAPRARALDVQGEWLYVGGTFTHIAGGATLAKSKLWVGGAARVRVTDGTPDTTWNPFFDGPVFDVDASDRGDRVYFGGRFENMGKQKETRANNFTVVDATGAGRRIPGVEDQSWRPTAIREDGQYRQTVKEVGDRVWLGGSEHDLQVYDRDFTRRIGSNITRAGGDFQDMVVKDGIVWGASHGWDYNYIGASTYPDVYAGGGFTAVHRSHGLGAWDAQTGEYLTAFNPSFRSRTGSGIWALEFDRFGCLWFGGDMNRGSWSGTGYQWLGGFGRLCALDHTPPPVPARLRVASTGDDGVGLAWDGVPNDTTVRYEVLRDGRVIATDLRGWNFKDALRDGASHRYVVRSHDTSGNRSASTPVLVVP; via the coding sequence GTGTCCTTGATCGTTGCCGCCGCCGCGCTGGTGAGCGGTGGGGTGGCCGTGGCGCTGCCGCGCAGCGCCGCCGCGGCCCCCGTGCCGGACGGATCGAGCGCCCTCAACGCCGCACCGTCCTGCTGGGCGATCAAGCAGACCCGTCCGTCGAGCGCCAGTGGGCTCTACTGGCTGCAGACCCCCCTGCTCGTCACCGCGCAGCAGTTCTACTGCGACATGACCACCGACGGCGGCGGCTGGGTGCTGGTCGGTCGAGGCCGGGAGAACTGGTCCTTCCACAACGCGGGCCAGGGCACGCCCGGCCAGGTCCGCAACACCCCGGCGGGGACGGGGGCGTTCGCGCCCGCCGCGCTGCCGGGCGCCACCATCGACGGACTGCTCAACGGAGGGTCGGTCCAGGCGCTCGGCGACGGCGTGCGCCTGCGCCGCGCCACCAACGCCGGCGGCACCGCATGGCAGGAGATGCGCTGGAAGGTCTCCGGTGCGGCGGGGTGGAGCTGGACCTTCGACGGCGGCATGCCGCTCTCCTCCACGACCTTCGGATCCTCCACCTACCAGGGCGGCACCACCGCCGACGTCGACAGGGACGGCCTGTTCGCGCCGTACAACCGGGTGTGGACGACCGCGACGAGCGCCAAGGGCTGGAAGCGGGGCTTCGCCTACGGCGAGCGCGTGTCCGGCGGCTCCAACTCCTCCACCAACCACCTGTGGACGGCGGGCGGCGAGGGGTCGCCGATGCCGTTCACCCAGGTCTGGATCCGGCCCAAGGTCACCGACCCCGACTACGGCACCATGCCCGCCGCCGGGTTGCCGGCCCGGCCCAACCGGGCGCTGGTCAGCGGCGCGACCTCGCCCACCCCGTGGGGGGTCACCGGGGTCGTCGCCGGCGGTTCCGGTGAGACCAACCTGGAGGTCCAGGGCATCGCCACCCTCGGCGACACGGTCTACGTGGGCGGCTTCTTCCAGTACGTCCAGAAGGGTGCCAGTCCCGCGGCGGGCGAGAAGGTCCAGCAGTCCTACCTGGCCGCCTTCGACGCCAGGACCGGCGAGTGGAAGTCGGGCTTCCGGCCCGTCCTGAACGGCGGGGTGCTGGACATCCAGGCCGCGGGTGACAAGATCATCGTGGCCGGCGACTTCGCCTCCGTGAACGGCGTCGCCAACACCAAGGGCCTGGCCGCCCTGGATCCGGCGACCGGCGCGCCGGTCGCCGCCTGGAAGGCCACCCTCGAACGCGGCAGCAACGCCCCGCGGGCGCGGGCCCTCGACGTCCAGGGCGAATGGCTCTACGTCGGCGGCACCTTCACGCACATCGCGGGCGGTGCGACCCTCGCCAAGTCCAAGCTGTGGGTCGGCGGCGCGGCCCGCGTCCGAGTGACCGACGGCACCCCCGACACCACCTGGAACCCCTTCTTCGACGGCCCCGTGTTCGACGTGGACGCCAGTGACCGCGGTGACCGCGTCTACTTCGGCGGACGCTTCGAGAACATGGGCAAGCAGAAGGAGACCAGGGCCAACAACTTCACGGTGGTGGACGCCACCGGGGCGGGCCGCCGGATCCCCGGGGTGGAGGACCAGAGCTGGCGTCCGACCGCGATCCGGGAGGACGGCCAGTACCGGCAGACCGTCAAGGAGGTCGGCGACCGGGTGTGGCTCGGCGGGTCCGAGCACGATCTCCAGGTCTACGACCGCGACTTCACCCGGCGGATCGGCAGCAACATCACCAGGGCGGGCGGCGACTTCCAGGACATGGTCGTCAAGGACGGCATCGTCTGGGGCGCCAGCCACGGCTGGGACTACAACTACATCGGCGCGAGCACGTACCCCGACGTGTACGCCGGGGGCGGCTTCACCGCCGTGCACCGGTCGCACGGCCTCGGCGCGTGGGACGCGCAGACCGGCGAGTACCTGACCGCGTTCAACCCGTCGTTCCGCTCCCGCACCGGCTCGGGCATCTGGGCGCTGGAGTTCGACCGCTTCGGCTGCCTGTGGTTCGGCGGCGACATGAACCGGGGATCGTGGTCGGGCACCGGCTACCAGTGGCTGGGCGGCTTCGGTCGACTGTGCGCCCTCGACCACACGCCGCCGCCGGTGCCGGCGCGGCTGCGGGTGGCCTCCACCGGTGACGACGGCGTCGGCCTCGCCTGGGACGGCGTGCCGAACGACACGACCGTCCGGTACGAGGTGCTGCGCGACGGCAGGGTCATCGCGACGGACCTGCGCGGCTGGAACTTCAAGGACGCGTTGCGGGACGGCGCGAGCCACCGCTACGTGGTCCGCTCGCACGACACGAGCGGAAACCGTTCCGCGAGCACCCCGGTCCTGGTCGTTCCCTAG
- a CDS encoding sulfotransferase, with protein sequence MSTAELVARVKNRSPRWAKDAANGLTRAYAVRTADRRHLPDFLIIGAKRAGTTSLWNYLLQSPLVMPMYPASRGIKSPGYFYVNHHRGDDWYRSHFATEQELDRLEAALGHRPVTGEACPYYMYYEPTVERVRALLPDVKIIVSLRDPVRRAYSHYWERVGAGTEHLGFEEALAAEPERLRGEREKMAADPGYYSRAHDFFTYRDRGIYAPQLEPWLEAFPRERFLIVAAEDMYRDEQAAMDRVTAFLGLPPHPLRVARRHNHLPAPPMNADTRDELVEFYRPHNRRLHTLLGTDFGWPA encoded by the coding sequence ATGTCCACAGCGGAACTCGTCGCCCGGGTCAAGAACAGGTCGCCGCGCTGGGCGAAGGACGCGGCCAACGGCCTGACGAGGGCGTACGCGGTGCGCACCGCCGACCGGCGGCACCTCCCGGACTTCCTCATCATCGGCGCCAAGCGGGCGGGCACCACCTCACTGTGGAACTACCTGTTGCAGAGCCCGCTGGTGATGCCGATGTATCCGGCGTCGCGCGGCATCAAGAGTCCCGGCTACTTCTACGTCAACCACCATCGCGGCGACGACTGGTATCGCTCGCACTTCGCCACCGAGCAGGAGCTGGACCGGCTGGAGGCCGCGCTCGGTCATCGGCCCGTCACGGGGGAGGCCTGCCCCTACTACATGTACTACGAGCCGACCGTCGAGCGGGTGCGGGCCCTGCTGCCCGATGTCAAGATCATCGTGAGCCTCCGCGATCCGGTGCGCCGGGCCTATTCGCACTACTGGGAGCGCGTCGGCGCCGGGACGGAGCACCTCGGCTTCGAGGAGGCCCTCGCCGCCGAGCCGGAGCGGCTGCGCGGCGAGCGGGAGAAGATGGCGGCCGACCCCGGCTACTACAGCCGCGCCCACGATTTCTTCACCTACCGTGATCGCGGGATCTACGCGCCGCAACTCGAACCCTGGCTCGAGGCCTTTCCCCGTGAACGATTTCTCATCGTGGCGGCGGAGGACATGTACCGCGACGAGCAGGCGGCGATGGACCGGGTGACGGCCTTTCTGGGCCTGCCCCCTCATCCGCTGCGGGTGGCCCGACGGCACAACCATCTTCCGGCACCGCCCATGAATGCGGACACGAGGGACGAGCTCGTCGAGTTCTATCGTCCGCACAACCGGCGGCTGCACACGCTGCTCGGCACCGACTTCGGCTGGCCCGCGTGA
- a CDS encoding lipopolysaccharide biosynthesis protein translates to MTVRAEPASGGRQGHLREFARGGLIGLAGSVVAAAAGFVLTAVVARTLGPARTGVFFSVVALFMILTEVTELGADTGLVRCAARLRALGRIAEVRRVLAASLLPVLAVGVLTGSAVFAAAPWLAGLLADAPYRDEAETFLRLCAPFLAVSAARNVALSGTRGLGDMTSFTWQANVLTPVSRPLLILAVTWLGYGASTVMLVWSVPIGVTFVVAVLVLWRLVRRLEREPVTTPATPREPGEPSAVREFWGFSGLRGVAAVLEIAVVWLGVPLVAAMASSHDAGVYATLGRFITTGTLVLAATRIAVGPQIAGLLARKERHEAEELNMVATAWVVAASWPLYLALAVFGPFVLTLFGDDFADGADALAILAVTMAVVLATGNVQTVLLMGGKSSWNLLDKAIVVVVMLVAHVALVPSFGVVGGAVAWSIAMLLDGLLAVVQVRYLMGVRLRTRTLAPVMCWAVLWFGGLGLLLRALLGTSAPVFALYLVTAGAGYGLALYRQRRVLHVDVMTAALRKGRSS, encoded by the coding sequence ATGACGGTGCGTGCGGAGCCGGCCTCCGGCGGCCGGCAGGGGCACCTGCGAGAGTTCGCCCGCGGCGGTCTGATCGGGCTGGCGGGCTCGGTGGTGGCGGCGGCGGCGGGATTCGTCCTCACCGCGGTGGTCGCCCGCACGCTGGGCCCGGCGCGCACCGGCGTGTTCTTCAGCGTGGTCGCGCTGTTCATGATCCTGACCGAGGTCACCGAGCTGGGCGCCGACACCGGTCTGGTGCGCTGCGCCGCCCGGCTGCGGGCCCTCGGCCGGATCGCCGAGGTGCGGCGGGTGCTGGCGGCGTCGCTGCTTCCGGTGCTGGCGGTCGGGGTGTTGACCGGATCGGCGGTGTTCGCCGCGGCGCCCTGGCTCGCCGGCCTGCTCGCCGACGCGCCGTACCGGGATGAGGCGGAGACGTTCCTGCGCCTGTGCGCGCCCTTCCTCGCGGTGTCCGCGGCGCGCAACGTGGCGTTGTCCGGGACCCGGGGCCTGGGCGACATGACGTCCTTCACCTGGCAGGCGAACGTGCTCACGCCGGTCAGTCGGCCGTTGCTGATCCTGGCGGTCACCTGGTTGGGGTACGGCGCGAGCACGGTCATGCTCGTCTGGTCCGTCCCCATCGGGGTCACCTTCGTGGTGGCGGTGCTCGTCCTGTGGCGGCTGGTACGTCGACTGGAACGGGAACCGGTGACGACTCCGGCGACGCCGCGGGAGCCGGGGGAGCCCTCGGCGGTCCGCGAGTTCTGGGGCTTCTCCGGGCTGCGGGGCGTCGCGGCGGTCCTGGAGATCGCCGTGGTCTGGTTGGGCGTCCCCCTCGTCGCCGCCATGGCTTCGAGCCACGACGCCGGGGTGTACGCGACGCTCGGCCGGTTCATCACGACGGGGACGCTGGTCCTGGCAGCGACCCGGATCGCGGTGGGACCGCAGATCGCGGGTCTGCTGGCCCGGAAGGAGCGGCACGAGGCGGAGGAGCTGAACATGGTGGCGACCGCCTGGGTCGTCGCCGCGTCCTGGCCCCTCTACCTGGCGTTGGCGGTCTTCGGTCCCTTCGTCCTGACGCTGTTCGGGGACGACTTCGCCGACGGGGCGGACGCGCTGGCGATCCTGGCCGTGACGATGGCGGTCGTGCTCGCCACCGGCAATGTGCAGACCGTCCTCCTCATGGGCGGCAAGAGCTCGTGGAACCTGCTCGACAAGGCCATCGTCGTGGTGGTCATGCTGGTGGCCCACGTGGCGCTGGTGCCCTCGTTCGGGGTCGTCGGGGGAGCGGTGGCCTGGAGCATCGCCATGCTCCTGGACGGTCTGCTGGCCGTGGTGCAGGTGCGGTACCTGATGGGGGTGCGGCTCCGGACACGGACGCTGGCGCCCGTGATGTGCTGGGCGGTGCTGTGGTTCGGCGGTCTGGGGCTGCTGTTGCGCGCACTGCTGGGCACCTCCGCGCCGGTGTTCGCCCTGTACCTGGTGACCGCCGGCGCCGGCTACGGGCTCGCACTGTACCGGCAGCGGCGGGTCCTGCACGTGGACGTGATGACGGCCGCGCTGAGGAAGGGCCGCAGCAGTTGA
- a CDS encoding O-antigen ligase family protein, translating to MALVLAKPKPSKPSTAQPPAPTEAAGGHLLPTWPITMVFGCYPVLWVLGLGGFAGTVGAVPMLAILLQRRGLRIPRGFGLWLLFMLWMAVAASQLDSGGRLIGFAFRYMNYVAATVFLVYVYNCSRTRLPLSRMLGLVIMFWVWVVAGGYLGVLVPNGSISTPMASLLPGGVVNNEFVGELVRPRFAEVQQPWGAPRPFERPSAPFPYTNTWGSHFALLMPFVLLYMRTAATWWKRLLVVAVGVAALIPAFATLNRGMFLAMIAGIGYAALRFGGRGQVKWMAAVVIVILVGFAVAQAVGVGEVIQSRTEYSATNSTRGAIYQEAFDRTLESPVVGYGAPRPSKVLNLSVGTQGQVWNVMFSFGFPALALFLAWIWGLALRTRNAQGPLLWLHVVPVMASFMVFYYGLDGTQLILIFVAGALVLRELEAAEPRRSSGRGSPRTASVGGR from the coding sequence ATGGCGCTCGTCCTGGCGAAGCCCAAGCCGTCCAAGCCTTCCACGGCGCAGCCTCCCGCCCCCACCGAGGCCGCGGGCGGACACCTGCTGCCGACCTGGCCGATCACCATGGTCTTCGGCTGCTACCCGGTGCTCTGGGTGCTGGGCCTGGGGGGCTTCGCGGGCACGGTCGGCGCGGTCCCGATGCTCGCGATCCTGCTTCAGCGGCGCGGCCTGCGGATTCCGCGGGGGTTCGGGCTCTGGCTGCTGTTCATGCTGTGGATGGCCGTGGCGGCCAGCCAGCTCGACAGCGGCGGCAGGTTGATCGGGTTCGCCTTCCGGTACATGAACTACGTCGCCGCCACGGTCTTCCTGGTGTACGTCTACAACTGCTCGCGCACCCGGCTGCCGCTGAGCCGGATGCTCGGCCTGGTGATCATGTTCTGGGTCTGGGTCGTCGCCGGCGGATACCTGGGCGTGCTGGTGCCCAACGGCTCGATCAGCACGCCGATGGCGTCCCTGCTGCCGGGCGGTGTGGTCAACAACGAGTTCGTGGGCGAGTTGGTCAGGCCGCGCTTCGCGGAGGTGCAGCAGCCCTGGGGCGCGCCCCGACCCTTCGAACGGCCGAGCGCGCCCTTCCCCTACACCAACACCTGGGGGAGCCACTTCGCGCTGCTGATGCCGTTCGTCCTGTTGTACATGCGCACCGCGGCGACTTGGTGGAAGCGGCTCCTGGTGGTGGCGGTCGGCGTGGCCGCGCTGATCCCCGCGTTCGCCACGCTCAACCGCGGGATGTTCCTGGCGATGATCGCGGGAATCGGCTACGCGGCCCTGCGCTTCGGCGGACGGGGCCAGGTCAAGTGGATGGCCGCGGTGGTGATCGTCATCCTCGTGGGCTTCGCCGTGGCGCAGGCCGTCGGCGTGGGCGAGGTCATCCAGTCCCGCACCGAGTACAGCGCCACGAACAGCACCCGCGGGGCCATCTACCAGGAGGCGTTCGACCGCACCCTCGAATCGCCGGTGGTCGGGTACGGTGCGCCCCGCCCCTCGAAGGTCCTGAATCTCTCCGTGGGCACTCAGGGTCAGGTCTGGAATGTGATGTTCTCCTTCGGCTTCCCCGCGCTGGCCCTGTTCCTGGCCTGGATCTGGGGTCTGGCGCTGCGGACGCGCAATGCGCAGGGTCCGCTGCTGTGGCTGCACGTGGTGCCGGTGATGGCGTCCTTCATGGTCTTCTACTACGGGCTGGACGGTACCCAGCTCATTCTGATCTTCGTGGCGGGAGCGTTGGTGCTGCGCGAGTTGGAAGCCGCCGAGCCGCGGCGGTCCTCCGGCCGGGGATCCCCCCGTACGGCGTCGGTCGGTGGCCGATGA